The genomic region aatatggatATGTTACAATGAAGTTTTAAAGGCTCGCAAAATCCACCTCCTCCAGAAACTATTGATATTTGGCTTCTCCCCcctaatttttttctgcatttcaaCTTGCTTAATGATGCATTTGCCAAAAATAGTAGAGGTCATACATTTGTATCCATTTTCAGTGTAACATTATGTCATAATTATTTCCCTGTAAACAACTTTAATGACTGTAATATTCCACTGAGTGGGTGCACTATAAATTATGATCCAGTCTTTTATTGTtgaacatttaatttatttttagtctttcacTACTCTAAATAACATTGCAAAGAACTATGTTCATAAAATCTTTCAGTATTTAGGAGTATTTCCTTAccaataaattcctagaagtcaAGTTACTGAGTCGAATGATATAACCATTTAAAGCTTTAACTAACCCTACATCACTTTCCTGAAGCTTGTACCAATTTACTTTACCCAAGTGATGGATAATGTCCATTTCACCTCACCCTTCCCTGTATTGGGTGATATACTTTTAAATTGCTAATTTTATAGTTTAGGAAATTGtatctcattttcaaattttactgtGTTTACTGGTAATGTTTGCAAAAAGTCAGTTTATATCCCTTTTTCATGCAGTTATTAAGGTCATCATactgttttcttttgaattaattcTTCAAAGCCTTTGCTGCAAATGCTTCCTCCAGTCTGTCTGATGGgcagctttcttttctgtttggtcCTCATAATTTTAAAAGGTTCATATGGCatcatttatgttgtttcctttgtgatttcttctgaAAGCCTGCTATCCTTTTTCAGCTGTGTTGATGAGTTCTCGTTATCTCTGTTCCATAGTTAGTTCTCTATTTCCTGTGGAATGTGGAGCTCCTCCTTCTCTAGTTCTCAAGGTCAAGGCTGAGGGGAGAAAGGACAGAGGtaaaggagaggagggagcctaAGTGCCCCAACCGTGATAACATGATCCAGGCTTTATTTTTGCATGTCATGTCCCAACCTTCTGATCAGTGGCTTGACATTTGCTCTTTCCTGTAAAATAAGCCTCAAGTGCTATAGTCAAGTTGGCTAACaattatatattgaaaaccaGAAGGGCATACCTTGAAATGTTACAGTATTTATCCCTAGTGGTAGGACTATGGggaatttgtttgtttattgcaTTTTCTAAATTGTCTATAATGAACCCTTTTATagtgagaaaagaaatgtttttaaaaacttgaaaggGTTTAAAGCCAGCAAATAGGAAAAAGACCCCTTAATAGGATGTAACATTTCCTCCAAAGAGGCCACCATGCCTTGAATGTGGATGTGCAGTAAGTCAGGCTGGCAGGGAGCTGTGTCTACAGGTAGTCTTGGTCCACACGGACCCAGGAATTAACCTTGGGCTTGAACCATGGCTCTGGCTGGGACCTTGGGGGTTCCATGGCTCCTGGGTTCTTTCCTTACTTCTGGCCCAGCTGGATCCACTCCTGTTTGCGAAAAGctgataaaaacaaggacaacaAGATGAGCTTCAAGGAGCTGCAGAACTTCCTGAAGGAGCTCAACATCCAGGTGGACGACAGCTATGCCCGGAAGATCTTCAGGGTGAGGCAGGAACCGAGGGCTGGTAGTGGGTCCTTGACCCTAGCCCAGGGCCGGCTCTGAGCCCTGCCCACCTGGCTGTCCTGGCTTTGCAGGAATGTGACCACTCCCAGACAGACTCCCTGGAGGATGAGGAGATTGAGGCCTTCTACAAGATGCTGACCCACCGGAAAGAGATCGACAGCACCTTTGCCAAGGCCGCGGGCGCCAGGGAGACCCTGTCGGTGGATCAGTTAGTGGCATTCTTGCAGCACCAGCAGCGGGAGGAGGCGGCAGGGCCTGCACTGGCCCTTTCCCTCATTGAGCGCTATGAGCCCAATGAGactggtgagggcctgtgactgGCAGTCCCGGGGCCACACTGGGCTGGGAGACCCGTGGGGAGACTGCAGCCCAAGAGTAAGGAGCTGGAGGGAAGGGGGGCAcctcagccaggccctgggccctggtCAGTTATTTGCCTGCCCCAAGAAAGCAGGGAGATGGGAGACAGGGCTCCAGCATCACTAGCCCTCTCTTGGTTCCTCCTGCAGGGGTTTTAAGGACCCCTCCCCCAGGAAATAGAGAGAAGGCTGAAGCAGAcgcttttcctgtttctttatttgtGCCCATCCTGGGCCCAGCTTTGAGATGCAAGACAGGGCCCTGTTCTAGAGAGGGTTCCAGTCTgaaggcacagagaaggaggagatGAGGCTCTGCCCTCAGGGGCCTCACAGtgtgaggcagaggaggaggagacagggccCTGCCCTGGGGTAGTCACAGTCTGGTCAGGAGACCCAGTTTATCCCCTTCCACGAGATATCAAGGACCAGCTCAGgacagggaggcagggggagTGGGGGCTCTTCCTCCCAGAGCAGTGGCACAGTGAAGGTCCCCTGGAGGTGGCTGGCTGGCAGAGGGCTCTTACTGGCACCGGTCTCCCCAATCCCAGCCAAGGCTCAGCGGCAGATGACCAAGGACGGCTTCCTCATGTACCTCCTATCGGCCGATGGCAGCGCCTTTAGCCTGGCGCACCGGCGGGTCTACCAGGACATGGGCCAGCCGCTCAGTCACTACCTGGTGTCCTCCTCGCACAACACCTACCTGCTGGAAGACCAGCTCACCGGGCCCAGCAGCACTGAGGCCTACATACGGTGGGGCCccagggtggggggcgggggggcggtgtGCATGGTGGGGCTACCCGGTGGGGCTCAGGGGCTGCCAGGTGGGAAGGCAGGGGCTTAATGGTGCCTCCTACCTGCAGGGCGCTGTGCAAAGGCTGCCGCTGCCTGGAGCTCGACTGCTGGGACGGGCCCAACCAGGAGCCAGTCATCTACCACGGTTACACTTTCACCTCCAAGATCCTCTTCTGCGATGTGCTCAGGGCCATCCGGGACTATGCCTTCAAGGTGGGCATACCCCATGGGGGAAAAGAGGAGGCTGCTAGGAGCCACCAACCCCTCCTAACCTGCCTTTGGGCCTCCAGGCGTCCCCCTACCCCGTCATCCTGTCCCTGGAGAACCACTGCAGCCTTGAGCAGCAGCAGGTGATGGCACGACACCTGCGCACCATTCTGGGACCCATGTTGTTGGACCGGCCGCTGGACGGGGCTACCACAAGCCTGCCTTCCCCTGAGGTGCACAGTGGGAATGGGCGTGTCCAGAGGAGAGGACAGGGGGACTGGCTGGGAGGCCAGCTTGGTCTTGACCTGCTGCCCCTCCACCCTTAGCAACTTAAGGGGAAGATCTTGCTGAAGGGGAAGAAGCTTGGGGGGCTCATGCCCGCCGGAGGGGAAGGCAGCCCTGAGGCCACTGTGTCAGATGAGGATGAGGCTGCGGAGATGGAGGATGAGGCAGTGAGGAGCCGAGTGCAGCACAAGGCCAAGGTTCAAGGGGGAGCAGTGTGGGGGCAGCCCTGGGGCCCTCCCCCATCACCCCATGGGATATTTGCTTTGTCTCAGTTCTCTGTGGCTGCCACTCAGACCCTCTGCccccctctctctgtctgtctccctatctctgtctctctgtgtctgggTTTCTGGCTCTCTCAGTGCCCACCTGCCCCAACCTCTGAATCTAACTCGGGCCTCCCCATGGCCCCCAGGAGGACAAGCTCAGGCTAGTGAAGGAGCTCTCCGACATGGTCATTTACTGCAAAAGCGTCCACTTTGGGGGCTTCTCCAGCTCTGGCACCCCAGGGCAGGCTTTCTATGAGATGGCGTCCTTCTCTGAGAACCGCGCCCTCCGACTCCTCCAAGAATCAGGTGAGCTGATCAGCACCCTGAGGGTGCTGCCTGTCTGTCTGACCATCTGAGCTGGCCCGGCCAGGCCTGGCTCCCATCACCGCAGACATCACCCAGAGTTGGGACTCCCTGCTGTTAGCAGACAgagctggtggggaggggcttgGGCTCACCAGGAGGCAGCCACATCTGACCAACTCACACCCCACTCAGGGAACAGCTTTGTCCGCCACAACGTGGGTCACCTGAGCAGGATCTACCCAGCTGGGTGGAGAACGGACTCCTCCAACTACAGCCCCGTGGACATGTGGAACGGGGGCTGCCAGATCGGTACAGtttggctggggctgggaggaggcctCGGTGAGGGTTTCAGTCCAgagggccaggggccaggagccTCTGGGGACCCAAGCAGGGCCAGACACAGGCATTTGTGGGCTCAGGGGCTGGTAATCTCCGTTTGGAAATATCCCCCCACCAGCAAGTCACAGTGTCTGAAACCCCATCGTTAGCACACTAGTCCTTTGAATTCTGGTACCAGAAATGGAATGTGAGGTTCGTGTGGTGTGTCACTTAGGGTGGCAGAAGGGCAGTAGGCATCTGACTGATCCTGGACCCTGCTTCTGCCTCACCGTGTGACTCTAGGCCTCAGTATATCCTGAGCAGGCTGGGCTCTAGGGCCCCTGAGGCCGGTCTCCAGCCTGTGACTGC from Equus caballus isolate H_3958 breed thoroughbred chromosome 16, TB-T2T, whole genome shotgun sequence harbors:
- the PLCD1 gene encoding 1-phosphatidylinositol 4,5-bisphosphate phosphodiesterase delta-1 isoform X1 → MPFWSHLPGHQSRPPGTGFSSRPAPRAEDTPLWARPRLLDSSSAPLRLNSALLPALAGFWRLRRCPGPGSRAAGALRGIMQCLGVRRRSRSRELYLQEQSLKVAALNGQRLGLQDDKDLQALLKGGQLLKVKSSSWRRERFYKLQEDCKTIWQESRKVMRTPESQMFSIEDIQEVRMGHRTEGLEKFARDVPEDRCFSIVFKDQRNTLDLIAPSPADAQHWVQGLRKIIHHSGSMDQQQKLRHWIHSCLRKADKNKDNKMSFKELQNFLKELNIQVDDSYARKIFRECDHSQTDSLEDEEIEAFYKMLTHRKEIDSTFAKAAGARETLSVDQLVAFLQHQQREEAAGPALALSLIERYEPNETAKAQRQMTKDGFLMYLLSADGSAFSLAHRRVYQDMGQPLSHYLVSSSHNTYLLEDQLTGPSSTEAYIRALCKGCRCLELDCWDGPNQEPVIYHGYTFTSKILFCDVLRAIRDYAFKASPYPVILSLENHCSLEQQQVMARHLRTILGPMLLDRPLDGATTSLPSPEQLKGKILLKGKKLGGLMPAGGEGSPEATVSDEDEAAEMEDEAVRSRVQHKAKEDKLRLVKELSDMVIYCKSVHFGGFSSSGTPGQAFYEMASFSENRALRLLQESGNSFVRHNVGHLSRIYPAGWRTDSSNYSPVDMWNGGCQIVALNFQTPGPEMDVYQGRFQDNGACGYVLKPAFLRDPNSTFNSCALAQGPWWTQKKLSVTVISGQQLPKVNKNKNSIVDPKVTVEIHGVGKDTASRQTPVVTNNGFNPWWDTEFEFEVVVPELALVRFVVEDYDASSKNDFIGQSTIPLSSLKQGYRHVHLLSKNGDQHPSATLFVKVSLQD
- the PLCD1 gene encoding 1-phosphatidylinositol 4,5-bisphosphate phosphodiesterase delta-1 isoform X2 — encoded protein: MRTPESQMFSIEDIQEVRMGHRTEGLEKFARDVPEDRCFSIVFKDQRNTLDLIAPSPADAQHWVQGLRKIIHHSGSMDQQQKLRHWIHSCLRKADKNKDNKMSFKELQNFLKELNIQVDDSYARKIFRECDHSQTDSLEDEEIEAFYKMLTHRKEIDSTFAKAAGARETLSVDQLVAFLQHQQREEAAGPALALSLIERYEPNETAKAQRQMTKDGFLMYLLSADGSAFSLAHRRVYQDMGQPLSHYLVSSSHNTYLLEDQLTGPSSTEAYIRALCKGCRCLELDCWDGPNQEPVIYHGYTFTSKILFCDVLRAIRDYAFKASPYPVILSLENHCSLEQQQVMARHLRTILGPMLLDRPLDGATTSLPSPEQLKGKILLKGKKLGGLMPAGGEGSPEATVSDEDEAAEMEDEAVRSRVQHKAKEDKLRLVKELSDMVIYCKSVHFGGFSSSGTPGQAFYEMASFSENRALRLLQESGNSFVRHNVGHLSRIYPAGWRTDSSNYSPVDMWNGGCQIVALNFQTPGPEMDVYQGRFQDNGACGYVLKPAFLRDPNSTFNSCALAQGPWWTQKKLSVTVISGQQLPKVNKNKNSIVDPKVTVEIHGVGKDTASRQTPVVTNNGFNPWWDTEFEFEVVVPELALVRFVVEDYDASSKNDFIGQSTIPLSSLKQGYRHVHLLSKNGDQHPSATLFVKVSLQD
- the PLCD1 gene encoding 1-phosphatidylinositol 4,5-bisphosphate phosphodiesterase delta-1 isoform X3 encodes the protein MDAGQDFLTLHGLQDDKDLQALLKGGQLLKVKSSSWRRERFYKLQEDCKTIWQESRKVMRTPESQMFSIEDIQEVRMGHRTEGLEKFARDVPEDRCFSIVFKDQRNTLDLIAPSPADAQHWVQGLRKIIHHSGSMDQQQKLRHWIHSCLRKADKNKDNKMSFKELQNFLKELNIQVDDSYARKIFRECDHSQTDSLEDEEIEAFYKMLTHRKEIDSTFAKAAGARETLSVDQLVAFLQHQQREEAAGPALALSLIERYEPNETAKAQRQMTKDGFLMYLLSADGSAFSLAHRRVYQDMGQPLSHYLVSSSHNTYLLEDQLTGPSSTEAYIRALCKGCRCLELDCWDGPNQEPVIYHGYTFTSKILFCDVLRAIRDYAFKASPYPVILSLENHCSLEQQQVMARHLRTILGPMLLDRPLDGATTSLPSPEQLKGKILLKGKKLGGLMPAGGEGSPEATVSDEDEAAEMEDEAVRSRVQHKAKEDKLRLVKELSDMVIYCKSVHFGGFSSSGTPGQAFYEMASFSENRALRLLQESGNSFVRHNVGHLSRIYPAGWRTDSSNYSPVDMWNGGCQIVALNFQTPGPEMDVYQGRFQDNGACGYVLKPAFLRDPNSTFNSCALAQGPWWTQKKLSVTVISGQQLPKVNKNKNSIVDPKVTVEIHGVGKDTASRQTPVVTNNGFNPWWDTEFEFEVVVPELALVRFVVEDYDASSKNDFIGQSTIPLSSLKQGYRHVHLLSKNGDQHPSATLFVKVSLQD